The following are from one region of the Methanomassiliicoccales archaeon LGM-DZ1 genome:
- a CDS encoding nucleoside 2-deoxyribosyltransferase, which yields MPMKRFYLAGPLFCDSERTYNLKLRDAFAEEGLELVLPQECPAEIDAARMDDAEYASSKAAEVFRSDIELLESCDGLVLNLDGRVPDEGACVELGYALARGKPCFGIKTDVRTAEYGIDNMMISGPLAGRTARSVGELLALITEEGRRAPR from the coding sequence ATGCCGATGAAGAGATTCTACCTGGCCGGACCGCTGTTCTGCGATTCTGAGAGGACCTACAATCTGAAGCTCAGGGACGCGTTCGCCGAAGAAGGCCTCGAACTCGTCCTTCCCCAGGAATGCCCGGCGGAGATAGACGCTGCCCGCATGGATGATGCAGAATACGCTTCCTCGAAGGCAGCGGAGGTGTTCCGCAGCGACATAGAGCTCCTGGAGTCCTGCGACGGTCTGGTGCTCAACCTCGACGGGAGGGTCCCCGACGAAGGGGCATGCGTCGAGCTCGGCTATGCGCTGGCGCGCGGGAAACCCTGCTTCGGCATCAAGACCGATGTCCGCACCGCCGAGTACGGGATAGACAACATGATGATCTCGGGGCCTCTGGCCGGACGCACCGCCCGCAGCGTCGGGGAGCTTCTGGCACTTATTACAGAAGAGGGGCGCAGGGCCCCGAGGTAA
- a CDS encoding ABC transporter ATP-binding protein translates to MQVKMEDVDIGYGGKAIVRGADFTLEGPGLNCIIGPNGVGKSTLVKCIDGLLPPMKGKVSIDGADLSSLSRKDISAKIAYVPVQAEDLFSMTVFDTVMIGRSNKYRWRARAEDIAKVKTVLEVLGIGDLAQCRFNELSAGQRELVAIARGLVQETEIIILDEPTANLDLGHQLFVTSLLHEIAMRKGVMVIMISHNVNIASMFADSILLMAPPGTIKKVGTVEDVIEERTIYDTYRVRSTVITHEERPVILLNRRLEP, encoded by the coding sequence ATGCAGGTGAAGATGGAGGATGTCGACATCGGCTACGGCGGGAAAGCGATCGTCCGCGGCGCCGATTTCACGCTCGAGGGCCCGGGGCTGAACTGCATTATCGGGCCCAATGGGGTGGGGAAGTCCACCCTGGTCAAGTGCATCGACGGGCTCCTCCCGCCGATGAAGGGGAAGGTATCGATCGACGGCGCCGACCTGTCCTCGCTGAGCAGGAAGGATATCTCCGCCAAGATCGCCTACGTCCCGGTGCAGGCGGAGGACCTCTTCTCGATGACGGTCTTCGACACCGTGATGATCGGCCGCTCCAACAAGTACCGCTGGAGGGCGAGGGCGGAGGACATCGCCAAAGTGAAGACGGTGCTGGAGGTCTTGGGGATCGGCGATCTGGCCCAGTGCAGGTTCAACGAGCTCTCCGCGGGACAGCGCGAGCTCGTCGCCATCGCGCGCGGCCTGGTGCAGGAGACCGAGATAATCATACTCGACGAGCCCACCGCGAACCTGGACCTGGGTCATCAGCTTTTCGTCACCTCGCTGCTCCACGAGATCGCGATGAGGAAAGGCGTCATGGTCATCATGATAAGCCACAACGTGAACATCGCCTCGATGTTCGCCGACAGCATACTGCTCATGGCCCCGCCCGGGACGATCAAGAAGGTCGGGACTGTGGAGGATGTCATCGAGGAGAGGACGATCTACGACACCTACAGGGTGAGGTCCACGGTCATCACCCACGAGGAGCGCCCGGTGATCCTCCTCAACCGCCGCCTGGAGCCGTGA
- a CDS encoding TetR/AcrR family transcriptional regulator, producing MATNAELTEISRQKITDAFWDIVFESGLNAANVRTVMARTGMNRSTFYEHFSSIQDLMEKVSEDILSFIRENGERIIEEEMMTEPPDFERFVTDFFQKFSRKAMFLIGSGAVPEFLPKFRDALKPLVFKTYSIECPKEDEGLIMSFVMSALMGASYNLLDIGPDTDIYAMLRKAQGLILNGIRQYIKDAHRAFGRYRRILPDGDEMCGDQQGCREHHQACVPD from the coding sequence ATGGCCACCAACGCGGAGCTCACGGAGATCTCGAGGCAGAAGATAACCGATGCCTTCTGGGACATTGTGTTCGAATCAGGCCTGAACGCAGCGAACGTGAGGACCGTCATGGCGCGCACAGGCATGAACCGCTCCACGTTCTATGAGCACTTCAGCAGCATCCAGGACCTCATGGAAAAGGTTTCGGAGGATATCCTCTCATTCATCCGGGAGAATGGAGAGAGGATAATCGAGGAGGAGATGATGACCGAGCCCCCGGACTTCGAAAGATTCGTCACCGATTTCTTCCAGAAGTTCAGCAGGAAGGCCATGTTCCTCATCGGGAGCGGCGCTGTCCCTGAATTCCTTCCGAAATTCAGGGACGCCCTCAAGCCGCTGGTCTTCAAGACTTACAGCATCGAATGCCCTAAAGAGGATGAGGGCCTCATCATGTCATTCGTCATGTCTGCCCTCATGGGAGCGTCCTACAACCTTCTCGACATCGGCCCCGATACCGACATCTACGCTATGCTCAGGAAGGCGCAGGGGCTCATACTCAACGGCATCAGGCAGTACATCAAAGACGCTCATCGAGCCTTCGGGCGATACAGGAGAATTCTTCCTGACGGAGATGAAATGTGCGGCGATCAGCAGGGCTGCCGAGAACATCATCAGGCCTGCGTACCCGATTAA
- a CDS encoding iron ABC transporter permease has product MDMSDDDPVVRSAKLWCDGTGEAADIFRAVKEYRTSALRKLGFMFVCVAATVAVAGLSLGYGTMKIPFSECYSILWDHITGDIGDTQLDYIVVKERLPRIVTALVTGCALGVSGCAMQTLLKNPLADPYTTGISSGAGFGATIAVVAGVSLVAGDYAIVVNAFVFSLIPLAVILTISKIKGADPTTMIMAGIAVMFIFNAFTTLFKLNADPDSLAKIYAWTVGTVSDAKWNSIALMAAVTVAGVAVTQMCAAKLNILSAGDDSAKSMGIDVEDFRIVLLLVVSVMVSVVVSFTGLIGFVGLVSPHICRIFVGADNRYLVISSAMFGAVLLEVADFVGRTIIAPAELQVGVVTALIGGPMFLYLIVKQRRRAW; this is encoded by the coding sequence ATGGACATGTCGGACGACGACCCGGTGGTCAGATCGGCCAAGCTCTGGTGCGACGGCACCGGGGAAGCTGCGGACATCTTCCGGGCGGTGAAGGAATACCGCACTTCGGCGCTCAGGAAGCTCGGCTTCATGTTCGTCTGCGTCGCCGCGACCGTAGCGGTCGCCGGGCTCTCGCTCGGATACGGGACGATGAAGATCCCGTTCTCCGAATGCTACAGCATCCTCTGGGACCACATCACGGGGGACATCGGGGACACGCAGCTCGACTACATCGTGGTGAAGGAGCGCCTGCCCCGCATCGTCACCGCCCTGGTGACCGGATGCGCCCTGGGGGTCTCCGGATGCGCCATGCAGACCCTCCTGAAGAACCCTCTGGCCGACCCTTACACCACAGGCATATCGAGCGGGGCCGGCTTCGGTGCCACCATCGCGGTGGTCGCCGGAGTCTCCCTGGTGGCGGGGGACTATGCGATAGTGGTCAACGCCTTCGTGTTCTCCCTCATCCCCCTCGCTGTCATACTGACCATATCCAAGATCAAGGGCGCGGACCCGACGACCATGATCATGGCGGGGATCGCCGTCATGTTCATTTTCAACGCGTTCACCACCCTGTTCAAGCTCAACGCCGACCCCGACTCCCTGGCTAAGATCTACGCCTGGACGGTCGGAACGGTCAGCGACGCCAAATGGAACAGCATAGCGCTGATGGCGGCCGTGACCGTCGCAGGCGTCGCAGTCACCCAGATGTGCGCCGCGAAGCTGAACATCCTCTCCGCCGGCGACGACTCGGCCAAGTCCATGGGGATAGACGTCGAGGACTTCAGGATCGTCCTGCTCCTCGTCGTCTCAGTGATGGTCTCAGTCGTGGTGAGCTTCACCGGCCTCATCGGGTTCGTCGGATTGGTCTCGCCGCACATCTGCAGGATATTCGTGGGGGCGGACAACCGCTACCTCGTGATCTCCTCGGCGATGTTCGGCGCGGTGCTGCTGGAGGTCGCCGATTTCGTCGGCAGGACGATAATCGCGCCTGCTGAGCTCCAGGTCGGAGTGGTCACCGCTCTCATCGGCGGCCCCATGTTCCTGTACCTGATCGTCAAGCAGCGCAGGAGGGCATGGTGA
- a CDS encoding AAA family ATPase, giving the protein MLSAGFSVAVYGKGGIGKSTVSSNLAYVLGSRGKKVTLIGCDPKHDSSRSLLSGKGLRTVVGYLAETAPHDRRLEDVSAAGDAGVTCIEAGGPDPGVGCAGKGIIMMFQALEAMGADRSGITIYDVLGDVVCGGFAVPMRRGRSDAVYIVTSGEAMSLYAANSILRGEKRFEEGGGKVAGLVLNRRGVPGEDALVDAFAEAVGVPVAVRIGRSQLFAEAERAGKTLCRMFPGSEEAAEFSALADDLTALSSGRRALSTPSPLTDAQLDRLLSEGRIEGKGEYVPAVAKAPVSGIRMVPPRIGKGPMSAVLEAGMVSDIPAVVHGPRECWVSMMGEFRGRRLYGGPPASGGWNIISSSLSSAGLALGGADSLRAVLDGLASEGYPAAIVLTTCQTQMSGDDVAAVASETERAHPGMRIIIADGGAAETGGDAHMDVLRGLADLIDAGVSPDMSLLAVMDDTFERLGRGDNLRFADRIIAGTGIRRTAGFLEDCSSYTIRNLKRAGIAVMGEDRTGCRELRGILSAKGIRFMDGALPSGFSETLRWLDSLERFSGHDTSVAASRAEKEYSGALESFGKGVSGRRVAVAAGHRDEVSWIAEALSDAGADPLVYLAGSGGTGDGGFAGSPEQIREQIAADEPDLAVCPFWARPGAGIRTMGLPETFVSHLASAGFLERAGNVLRAETDLGWRRWR; this is encoded by the coding sequence ATGCTGTCCGCAGGATTCTCAGTGGCCGTCTACGGCAAGGGCGGGATCGGCAAATCTACCGTCTCATCAAATCTGGCATATGTCCTCGGTTCGAGAGGGAAGAAGGTCACGCTGATCGGGTGCGACCCGAAGCACGATTCCTCCCGCTCCCTCCTCTCCGGGAAGGGCCTGCGCACGGTCGTCGGCTACCTGGCCGAGACCGCCCCGCATGACAGGCGCCTGGAGGACGTTTCCGCCGCCGGTGACGCGGGCGTGACCTGCATAGAGGCGGGAGGCCCGGACCCGGGGGTAGGCTGCGCCGGGAAGGGCATAATCATGATGTTCCAGGCGCTCGAAGCAATGGGCGCTGACAGGTCGGGGATCACCATCTACGACGTCCTCGGGGACGTCGTCTGCGGAGGGTTCGCGGTCCCCATGCGCAGAGGGCGCTCGGACGCCGTCTACATCGTGACCTCCGGCGAGGCGATGTCCCTCTATGCCGCCAACAGCATACTCCGCGGCGAGAAGCGGTTCGAGGAAGGAGGCGGCAAGGTCGCCGGCCTGGTCCTCAACCGCAGGGGTGTGCCGGGGGAGGATGCCCTGGTCGATGCGTTCGCCGAGGCTGTCGGCGTCCCGGTGGCCGTCCGCATCGGCCGCTCGCAGCTGTTTGCCGAGGCCGAGAGGGCAGGGAAGACTCTCTGCCGCATGTTCCCCGGATCGGAGGAGGCGGCGGAGTTCTCCGCACTGGCGGACGACCTGACCGCCCTCTCGTCCGGACGCAGGGCGCTCAGCACGCCTTCGCCTTTGACCGATGCCCAGCTCGACAGGCTGCTGTCGGAAGGGAGGATCGAGGGGAAGGGGGAGTACGTCCCGGCGGTCGCGAAGGCCCCCGTATCCGGGATCCGGATGGTACCCCCGAGGATCGGCAAGGGGCCGATGTCCGCGGTGCTCGAGGCCGGCATGGTGTCCGACATACCGGCCGTGGTGCACGGTCCGCGCGAATGCTGGGTCTCTATGATGGGCGAGTTCAGGGGCCGCCGGCTGTATGGCGGGCCCCCGGCCTCCGGTGGATGGAACATCATCTCGTCATCGCTGTCGTCCGCCGGTCTCGCCCTCGGAGGCGCGGACAGCCTCAGGGCGGTCCTGGACGGGCTGGCGTCCGAAGGATATCCCGCCGCCATCGTCCTGACGACGTGCCAGACCCAGATGTCCGGAGACGATGTCGCTGCCGTGGCCTCGGAGACAGAGAGGGCCCATCCCGGCATGCGCATCATCATAGCCGACGGCGGGGCCGCCGAGACCGGAGGGGACGCCCACATGGACGTCCTGAGGGGCCTGGCGGACCTCATCGATGCCGGCGTATCGCCCGACATGTCATTGTTGGCGGTGATGGACGATACTTTCGAGAGGCTCGGCAGAGGCGATAACCTTCGTTTCGCGGACCGTATCATCGCAGGCACCGGCATCAGGCGCACCGCGGGCTTCCTAGAGGACTGCAGCTCATACACGATCAGGAACCTGAAGCGCGCAGGCATCGCGGTCATGGGGGAGGACAGGACCGGATGCAGGGAGCTCCGCGGGATCCTCTCCGCCAAAGGCATCCGTTTCATGGACGGTGCCCTGCCCAGCGGGTTCTCTGAGACCCTGCGGTGGCTGGATTCCCTGGAGAGGTTCTCCGGGCATGATACCTCTGTTGCAGCCTCGAGAGCGGAGAAGGAGTACTCCGGGGCCCTGGAGAGTTTCGGGAAGGGGGTGTCCGGGCGCAGGGTTGCCGTCGCCGCCGGCCACAGGGACGAGGTCTCCTGGATCGCCGAGGCGCTCTCCGACGCCGGCGCCGACCCGCTCGTGTACCTCGCAGGCTCGGGAGGGACGGGGGACGGAGGGTTCGCAGGGAGCCCGGAGCAGATCAGGGAGCAGATCGCGGCGGATGAGCCGGACCTCGCGGTCTGCCCGTTCTGGGCGCGTCCCGGAGCGGGGATACGCACCATGGGCCTTCCGGAGACGTTCGTATCGCATCTCGCCTCGGCAGGATTCCTGGAACGTGCCGGGAACGTACTGAGGGCGGAGACAGATCTCGGATGGAGGAGATGGAGATGA
- a CDS encoding SPFH domain-containing protein — translation MDAATVISIAIVILFAIVVAVASGVKIVQPYEQAIYMRLGKFVRVLNQGLNFVCPLINQVVKLDLRTEVLDVPKQEVITKDNSPVSVDAIIYIKVIDPEKAFFEVTDYHIATVNLAQTTLRSVIGQMELDEILSNRESINVQLRDTLDEATDKWGVRVENVEIKEVDPAAKVKDSMEEQTSAERKRRAAILEADGQKRAAILEAEGKKKSKILEAEGTRQSMILEAEGKRTATILEAQGEAQKLRIMSVGAAAMDSKALSVLSMDTLKAVGEGQSSKFFFPMELTRLVEGISDYMGSAQRVPDRAVSDIDSVKKAVGDPDEVLGPIPTQEDIRNETDSFKKNVQDDLDESSAMAAPEAPRV, via the coding sequence ATGGACGCAGCGACCGTAATATCGATTGCAATCGTGATCCTCTTCGCCATTGTCGTGGCAGTGGCGAGCGGAGTGAAGATCGTGCAGCCCTACGAGCAGGCGATATACATGCGCCTGGGGAAGTTCGTGCGCGTACTGAACCAGGGACTGAACTTTGTCTGCCCCCTGATCAACCAGGTGGTCAAGCTGGACCTCCGCACAGAGGTCCTGGACGTCCCCAAGCAGGAGGTCATCACCAAGGACAACTCTCCTGTCTCCGTGGACGCAATCATCTACATCAAGGTCATAGACCCGGAGAAGGCGTTCTTCGAGGTCACCGACTACCACATAGCGACTGTCAACCTCGCTCAGACCACACTGCGTTCCGTCATCGGCCAGATGGAGCTTGACGAGATCCTCTCCAACAGGGAGAGCATCAACGTCCAGCTCAGGGACACCCTCGACGAGGCCACCGACAAGTGGGGCGTCAGAGTGGAGAACGTCGAGATCAAGGAGGTCGACCCGGCCGCCAAGGTCAAGGACTCCATGGAGGAGCAGACCTCCGCTGAGAGGAAGAGGCGCGCCGCCATCCTTGAAGCGGACGGCCAGAAGAGGGCCGCCATCCTGGAGGCCGAGGGTAAGAAGAAGTCCAAGATCCTCGAGGCCGAGGGTACCAGGCAGTCGATGATCCTCGAGGCCGAAGGAAAGAGGACGGCGACCATCCTGGAGGCCCAGGGAGAGGCCCAGAAGCTCAGGATCATGTCTGTCGGAGCCGCGGCCATGGACTCCAAGGCCCTGTCCGTCCTGTCGATGGACACCCTGAAGGCCGTCGGCGAGGGCCAATCTTCGAAGTTCTTCTTCCCGATGGAGCTCACCAGGCTGGTCGAGGGGATCTCGGACTACATGGGCTCCGCCCAGAGGGTCCCGGACCGTGCCGTGTCCGACATCGACAGCGTGAAGAAGGCCGTCGGCGACCCTGACGAGGTGCTCGGCCCCATCCCGACCCAGGAGGACATCAGGAACGAGACCGACTCCTTCAAGAAGAACGTGCAGGACGACCTGGACGAGTCATCCGCCATGGCCGCGCCTGAAGCGCCGAGGGTGTGA
- a CDS encoding IS110 family transposase, whose protein sequence is MRIAIGMDLHKKTAVCCAVHAGPGKPSEDEEEFLRRFNRDHGTQPSEPEDIARIAEALRGHEAHVLIENSTKTHETYWVLTNLGIDTVVAQAQDLYRITKSVKKTDANDAAELAGYMRRRLNGEREFAVCKMPSPVWMERREICRAVLAEKRHLADLKRRARMHMLLHGIRLSKDYSDIFSKKAMKEMWDSRDTCLRLLVSEARSIKARTDEEARLIRATFGHITDFDLVMSIPGFGAVSAAYAVSMIIDVKRFGSSAQLAAYFGLVPKVRESAETSHRCATTHRGDREMRRLLCQSAIVHVRTAEDSVVSALYNRLRARGVSHREAQVAAARKLVTVVWSVLRNRRPFSTDRELLERSAEMAEEAEGDPAAD, encoded by the coding sequence TTGAGGATAGCGATCGGGATGGACCTGCACAAGAAGACCGCGGTATGCTGCGCGGTCCATGCGGGCCCGGGGAAGCCGAGCGAAGACGAGGAGGAGTTCCTGAGGCGCTTCAACAGGGACCACGGCACGCAGCCGTCGGAGCCCGAGGACATAGCGCGGATCGCGGAGGCGCTCCGCGGGCATGAGGCGCATGTCCTCATCGAGAACTCCACGAAGACGCACGAGACCTACTGGGTCCTGACCAACCTCGGGATCGACACGGTCGTGGCGCAGGCCCAGGACCTCTACCGGATCACCAAGTCCGTGAAGAAGACCGACGCCAACGATGCGGCCGAGCTCGCGGGGTACATGCGGCGGAGGCTGAACGGCGAGCGCGAGTTCGCCGTCTGCAAGATGCCGTCCCCGGTCTGGATGGAGCGGCGCGAGATATGCCGCGCGGTCCTCGCGGAGAAGAGGCACCTGGCGGACCTCAAGCGCCGGGCCAGGATGCACATGCTCCTCCACGGGATCAGGCTGAGCAAGGATTACTCCGACATCTTCTCGAAGAAGGCGATGAAGGAGATGTGGGACTCGAGGGACACCTGCCTGAGGCTCCTCGTGTCGGAGGCGAGGTCGATAAAGGCCCGCACCGACGAGGAGGCCAGGCTGATCCGGGCGACGTTCGGGCACATCACCGACTTCGACCTGGTGATGAGCATCCCGGGGTTCGGCGCGGTCTCGGCCGCGTACGCGGTCTCTATGATCATCGACGTGAAGCGCTTCGGGTCGTCGGCCCAGCTGGCGGCGTACTTCGGCCTGGTGCCGAAGGTGCGCGAATCGGCGGAGACCTCGCACCGGTGCGCGACCACGCACCGCGGCGACAGAGAGATGCGCAGGCTGCTGTGCCAGTCGGCGATCGTCCACGTCCGCACCGCCGAGGACTCGGTGGTCTCGGCCCTCTACAACAGGCTGAGGGCGAGGGGGGTCTCCCACCGGGAGGCCCAGGTGGCGGCCGCGCGCAAGCTGGTGACCGTGGTCTGGTCGGTGCTGAGGAACCGCAGGCCCTTCAGCACCGACAGGGAGCTCCTGGAACGCTCCGCCGAGATGGCGGAGGAAGCGGAGGGGGATCCGGCGGCGGACTGA
- a CDS encoding NfeD family protein, with translation MEELVAAVIILAFGLILLTAEAFFPGGYLLIPGGVLVIVGAFGLADQDDLFTWVTAAVAIVAAVPVTAGTIYLYKRLGAPEPPSTTVSESLVGKEGVVTVKVTPDNIRGKVKIGSDTWSADSDEPISAGTKVIVDSSEGVHVHVVPKKD, from the coding sequence ATGGAGGAGCTGGTCGCCGCCGTGATCATCCTGGCCTTCGGGCTGATCCTCCTGACTGCGGAAGCGTTCTTCCCCGGAGGGTATCTGCTCATCCCGGGCGGGGTGCTCGTCATCGTCGGGGCGTTCGGGCTGGCCGATCAGGACGACCTGTTCACCTGGGTGACCGCGGCGGTGGCCATAGTCGCGGCCGTGCCCGTGACCGCCGGCACGATATACCTCTACAAGCGCCTGGGCGCTCCGGAGCCCCCGTCGACGACGGTCTCCGAGTCCCTGGTCGGGAAGGAGGGGGTCGTGACGGTCAAGGTCACGCCGGATAACATCCGCGGCAAGGTCAAGATCGGCTCTGATACCTGGAGCGCGGATTCCGACGAGCCTATCTCGGCCGGCACGAAGGTCATTGTAGACAGTTCCGAGGGGGTCCACGTGCACGTGGTCCCCAAGAAGGACTGA
- a CDS encoding TetR/AcrR family transcriptional regulator, with product MKDFIRARTAEQIAERRNEIVNACEQIYMAGGFDAVTFKAISEKTSFTRPSIYNYYATKEEVMLDLFERYFVRWYGEIFAGTDSAPSLTANGLCKIITDVSDRYQNLFLMFSDLRNIEEGCRIERISAFKKKYFEFNDRMADLIANRFPGTSAEDSRCFIEGILILFHGTYPVSYLSDKQKEAIRAAGRIVSDRTFRQVFYGQMARLTGMLE from the coding sequence ATGAAGGATTTCATCCGTGCTAGGACTGCAGAGCAGATCGCTGAAAGGCGCAACGAGATCGTCAATGCCTGCGAGCAGATCTACATGGCCGGAGGATTCGATGCAGTGACCTTCAAGGCCATATCGGAGAAGACTTCCTTCACGCGCCCGTCCATCTACAACTACTATGCGACCAAGGAAGAGGTAATGCTCGACCTCTTCGAGCGTTATTTCGTCAGATGGTACGGTGAGATCTTCGCGGGAACAGATTCTGCGCCTTCTCTGACGGCCAACGGCCTCTGCAAGATCATAACGGATGTATCCGACCGCTATCAGAACCTTTTCCTGATGTTCAGCGATCTGAGGAACATCGAAGAGGGCTGCAGGATCGAAAGGATATCGGCCTTCAAGAAAAAGTACTTCGAGTTCAATGACCGCATGGCAGATCTCATAGCCAACAGGTTCCCCGGGACGTCGGCTGAGGACTCGCGCTGTTTCATCGAAGGAATACTGATCCTTTTCCACGGAACATATCCTGTGAGTTATCTCTCCGATAAACAGAAGGAAGCCATCAGAGCTGCCGGCAGGATCGTTTCGGACAGGACGTTCAGGCAGGTATTCTACGGCCAGATGGCCCGTCTGACCGGCATGCTAGAATGA